GCAGATTCAACTCTTCCGTCTTCACTGCCCTGACCGTCGTCCTGAACCTCATTATTTTCTTGGCTCTCAAGACAAAATCCAACCACGAAGCAACGCCGCTATTAACGATATGATAGATACCATAATTGTCAGATTTAATCACGCGCAAAATCGCTTCTGCAAGGTGATCAATATACGTCAAAGAGGCAAACTGGTCGCAGATGACATCGATCGAGCCGGGTTTCTTCTCGGCAACAAGGAATTTGGAAATATACCTGTTTGAATTCTTGCCGAAAAGCCAGGAGGTACGGACTATGAAGTACTTATCGCAGATGTCTTTGACATACTTCTCACCAAGCAGTTTGGTCCGACCGTACTCGCTTAGGGGATTGGGGTCGCTATATTCGGCAAATGCCTCTTCTCCGTGCCCATCAAAGACATAGTTGGTGCTCGTATAGAGCATCTTGGCGCCTATCTTCTTGGCAATAAGGGCTAAACCCATACTGCTGAGCGCATTCACCCGAAAAGCCAGATCCCGATCGCGCTCGCACGTATCAACGCCACTCACTGCAGCAAAGTGAAGTATGACGTCCGGTCGGTAATCCAACAAGACTTTGTTTGTGGACT
This portion of the candidate division WOR-3 bacterium genome encodes:
- the rfbD gene encoding dTDP-4-dehydrorhamnose reductase; amino-acid sequence: MKIFVSGAEGALGQEMTRLLRNEKIKFLATDVKQLDITDFKSTNKVLLDYRPDVILHFAAVSGVDTCERDRDLAFRVNALSSMGLALIAKKIGAKMLYTSTNYVFDGHGEEAFAEYSDPNPLSEYGRTKLLGEKYVKDICDKYFIVRTSWLFGKNSNRYISKFLVAEKKPGSIDVICDQFASLTYIDHLAEAILRVIKSDNYGIYHIVNSGVASWLDFVLRAKKIMRFRTTVRAVKTEELNLPAKRPRFSPLASHSYEFLFACQMKSWEEALNEFIKSIIRKS